A single region of the Blattabacterium sp. (Cryptocercus kyebangensis) genome encodes:
- a CDS encoding FtsW/RodA/SpoVE family cell cycle protein, protein MKKIDIFLNRYIKGDRYLWAFITLLALFSFLPVYSASTNLVTTYGGSNTVFRYLLRHTIFLLVGFGILFLTQFIDYKYFYRLSILTIPIVLILLVFTISQGKELDGVNASRWLHIPIINISFQTSNIAGLVLFIYCARYLSKKNKEKINFINSFFSLLFPLFFILGLIFPANGSTAVIVFISVLIILFIGGYPFTGIIGILFMGIIAAGIYIYSVIKWGEKKPINRVYTWKNRIENFFDNESEENYQIKQSKTAIVLGNKFGRGPGKSVLKAFLPQSSSDFIYAIIIEEYGSFGGIILLFIYILILLRIMVIATKVQNYFCTLLVLSVGVPIINQALINMGISVGLFPVTGQTLPLISAGGTSMWITFFSFGIILSVSRIIYDDPYYNNIEKRKKNNNEEEFST, encoded by the coding sequence ATGAAAAAAATAGATATTTTTTTGAATAGATATATAAAAGGAGATAGATATTTATGGGCTTTTATTACCTTATTAGCTCTATTTTCCTTTTTACCAGTATACTCAGCAAGTACCAATTTGGTTACTACATATGGAGGATCAAATACCGTATTCCGTTATTTATTAAGACATACCATTTTTTTGTTAGTTGGTTTTGGTATTCTTTTTTTAACTCAATTTATAGACTATAAATATTTTTATCGTTTGTCTATACTTACAATTCCTATAGTTTTAATTTTACTGGTTTTTACAATTAGCCAGGGAAAAGAATTAGATGGGGTAAATGCATCTCGTTGGTTGCATATACCCATTATTAATATATCTTTTCAAACTTCCAACATTGCTGGATTAGTTCTTTTTATTTACTGTGCTAGATATTTATCCAAAAAAAATAAAGAAAAAATTAATTTTATTAATTCCTTTTTTTCCTTACTTTTTCCTCTTTTTTTTATTCTTGGACTTATATTTCCCGCTAATGGTTCTACTGCCGTAATTGTTTTTATTTCAGTTTTGATTATTCTTTTTATAGGTGGATATCCTTTTACAGGAATTATAGGAATATTATTTATGGGTATAATAGCAGCAGGAATATATATTTACTCTGTAATAAAATGGGGAGAAAAAAAACCTATAAATAGAGTTTATACATGGAAAAATCGTATAGAAAATTTTTTTGATAATGAATCTGAAGAAAATTATCAAATAAAACAATCTAAAACAGCCATTGTTTTAGGTAATAAATTTGGTCGTGGTCCTGGAAAAAGCGTTTTGAAAGCTTTTCTTCCACAATCTTCTTCAGATTTTATTTATGCTATTATCATAGAAGAATATGGATCTTTTGGAGGAATTATTCTTCTGTTTATTTATATTCTTATTTTGCTTAGAATTATGGTGATTGCTACGAAAGTACAAAATTATTTTTGTACTTTATTGGTGCTTTCTGTAGGGGTTCCTATTATTAATCAAGCACTTATTAATATGGGTATATCTGTAGGTTTATTTCCTGTTACAGGACAAACTTTACCACTGATTAGTGCTGGAGGGACTTCGATGTGGATAACCTTTTTTAGTTTTGGTATAATATTGAGTGTTAGTAGGATCATATATGATGATCCTTATTATAATAACATAGAAAAAAGGAAAAAAAATAATAATGAAGAAGAATTTTCCACCTAG
- the mraY gene encoding phospho-N-acetylmuramoyl-pentapeptide-transferase, with the protein MIIFPIFKYLISNIIIINSIFYRALIAFILSICISLFANKKIILWNKRKKSIGERIRDLGLTGQKEKEGTPTMGGIIIIVSALIPTIFFSKLNNLYIIILVITTLWLGILGFIDDYIKIKYHKNGLSIMGKILGQIILGIFIGSFMSFNKNITIFNKKIDPFSKQNPSLVVVRKEHNFKTTFPIFSPKNEFDYAYFFKKKWKKYTWILFIPIVIIIITFLSNGANLTDGIDGLTAGVSSIIFATLSLFSLVSSSKIYSYFFHFLYIPHIGEIAIFSFSFLGSLIGFLWYNTYPAQIFMGDSGSLTIGGVIAAISILIRKELILPILCGIFFIENFSVIVQVLYFRFSKRKYGIGKRIFMMAPLHHHFQKLGYHESKIVYRFLIIQTILSMVVFILLIT; encoded by the coding sequence ATGATAATTTTTCCTATTTTTAAGTATCTTATTTCGAATATTATAATCATAAATTCCATTTTTTACAGAGCTTTAATAGCTTTTATCTTATCTATTTGTATATCCTTGTTTGCCAATAAAAAAATTATATTATGGAATAAAAGAAAAAAAAGTATAGGAGAACGAATACGGGATCTTGGATTAACGGGACAAAAAGAAAAAGAAGGAACTCCTACAATGGGAGGCATAATTATTATAGTATCTGCTTTAATTCCTACAATTTTTTTTTCAAAATTAAATAATTTATATATCATAATTTTGGTAATCACTACATTATGGCTTGGAATTCTTGGATTTATAGATGATTACATAAAAATAAAATATCATAAAAATGGACTTAGTATCATGGGGAAAATATTAGGTCAAATAATCCTAGGAATTTTTATTGGAAGTTTCATGTCTTTTAATAAAAATATCACTATTTTTAATAAAAAAATAGATCCTTTTTCTAAACAAAATCCATCTTTAGTAGTAGTAAGGAAAGAACATAATTTTAAGACCACCTTTCCTATTTTTTCCCCTAAAAATGAATTTGACTATGCCTATTTTTTTAAAAAAAAATGGAAAAAATATACATGGATTCTTTTCATTCCTATCGTTATTATAATTATTACATTTCTATCCAACGGGGCAAATTTAACCGATGGAATTGATGGGTTAACGGCAGGGGTTTCTTCTATTATCTTTGCCACATTATCCTTATTTTCTTTAGTTTCTAGTAGTAAAATTTACTCCTATTTTTTTCATTTTTTGTATATTCCTCATATAGGAGAAATCGCTATATTCTCTTTTTCTTTTTTAGGATCTTTAATTGGTTTTCTTTGGTATAATACATATCCAGCACAAATTTTTATGGGAGATAGTGGAAGTTTAACTATAGGAGGTGTAATTGCAGCAATATCCATCCTCATTAGAAAAGAATTAATACTCCCTATTTTATGTGGAATTTTTTTTATCGAAAATTTTTCTGTAATAGTACAAGTTTTGTATTTTAGATTTTCTAAAAGAAAATATGGAATAGGAAAAAGAATTTTTATGATGGCTCCTTTACATCATCATTTTCAAAAACTAGGTTATCATGAAAGTAAAATAGTATATCGTTTTTTAATCATACAAACGATACTTTCTATGGTGGTATTTATTTTATTAATAACATAA
- a CDS encoding cell division protein FtsQ/DivIB gives MRKHKKNFIPTLLFLYMILMTFLFYFSQKIHKNRNLEKFNIIMDPLSKNHFVNEKIIKNILFSRIEKIGQLCILRMEQKLNNYPFIKKSEVFLSTDGTLNIKIWQKEPILRIKNGNKEYYLTKESGNLELSSFYSSKVILAKGSFSKEEKKNLSDLVKTINSDDLLKYQIISIKKTVSNLFILIPKIGNHHIILGSLKDLKSKLNKLKAFYKQYLNKIDINQYKSIDLQYKDQIVAKKR, from the coding sequence ATGAGAAAACATAAAAAAAATTTTATTCCTACTTTATTGTTTTTATATATGATTTTGATGACATTCCTTTTTTACTTTTCTCAAAAAATACATAAAAATAGAAATTTAGAAAAATTCAATATTATCATGGATCCATTATCCAAAAATCATTTTGTAAATGAAAAAATTATTAAAAATATTTTATTTTCTAGAATAGAAAAAATTGGTCAATTATGTATATTAAGAATGGAACAAAAATTAAATAATTACCCTTTTATAAAAAAATCTGAAGTATTTCTTAGTACAGATGGAACCCTAAATATTAAAATTTGGCAAAAAGAACCAATTTTAAGAATAAAAAATGGAAACAAAGAATATTATCTTACTAAAGAATCTGGAAATTTAGAACTTTCTTCTTTTTATTCGTCAAAAGTTATTTTAGCAAAAGGATCCTTTTCGAAGGAAGAAAAAAAAAATTTATCGGATTTAGTAAAAACCATAAATTCTGATGATTTATTGAAATACCAAATTATTAGTATAAAAAAAACTGTTTCTAACTTATTTATTTTAATTCCAAAAATAGGGAATCATCATATTATATTAGGAAGTCTAAAGGATTTAAAAAGTAAATTGAATAAATTAAAAGCTTTTTACAAGCAGTACTTAAATAAAATAGATATTAATCAATATAAAAGCATTGATTTACAATATAAGGACCAAATAGTCGCAAAAAAAAGATAA
- a CDS encoding penicillin-binding protein: protein MMKRKRYILLYKSYLIGFLFLFIASLIIFNLFYIQNFSDRYKKSFIERTIRTNLIKAKRGNIYASDSSILAMSIIRYDIHIDFRSISEKLFQENISFLCNSLESLLKKPRNFFYKKFQYEKKKGNRYFLLVKNLDYPHFKVLRNFPIFNKGQIRGGFIVEKKNFRVHTLESIGKRTLGYDDHRGKAGLEGAFSKYLKGRDGERLEQRISSKIWKPLNSGNEIDPEDGKDVYSTIDISLQDIAYNALLHELSISNADHGCVILMKVKSGEVSAMINLEKTKKNAYEDLRNFSVWECSEPGSTFKTMAILAALEDKKIEMDMIVNTKGGVMKLRGKKIRDSHYSGYREMNPKQILEHSSNVGIAKMIYENYKENPKKFIEHFRKWKLDKKIGIDIPGESGPFIPKPGEKNWSSITLPWMTFGYNLKLTPLQILTFYNSIANKGTMIKPIFIRDIKFHGKSIKKYTNPIVMNPSIASKESIKKIQNMLEGVVKNGTAKKYYHPEYPYAGKTGTTQLDYWIKGKPLSYNSSFVGYFPAKNPKYSCIVVISKPEKGYYGIEVAVPVFDKIARYIYPKIGKKYLNNNNKVYINFLKRIKESKNSSLIHSFDQGIMPNIISFPGKEIIPLLENKGIKIRYKGIGKVCFQSVKPGNKFKKNKVIFLKLEE, encoded by the coding sequence ATGATGAAAAGAAAAAGATATATTTTATTGTATAAATCCTACTTAATTGGTTTTTTATTCCTTTTTATTGCATCCCTAATTATTTTTAATTTATTCTACATTCAGAATTTTTCAGATAGATATAAAAAGTCTTTTATAGAAAGAACAATTAGAACCAATTTAATTAAGGCAAAACGTGGAAATATTTATGCATCAGATAGCAGTATTTTAGCAATGTCTATCATAAGATATGATATTCATATTGATTTTAGATCTATATCAGAAAAATTGTTTCAAGAAAATATTTCCTTTTTGTGTAATTCTTTAGAATCTTTATTAAAAAAACCAAGAAATTTTTTTTATAAAAAATTTCAATACGAAAAAAAAAAGGGAAATAGATATTTTTTATTAGTAAAAAATTTAGATTATCCACATTTCAAAGTATTACGAAATTTTCCAATTTTCAATAAAGGACAAATACGAGGAGGTTTTATTGTAGAAAAGAAAAATTTCAGAGTTCATACATTAGAAAGTATAGGTAAAAGGACTTTAGGATACGATGATCATAGGGGAAAAGCGGGATTAGAAGGAGCCTTTAGTAAGTATCTTAAAGGAAGAGATGGAGAACGATTAGAACAACGTATTAGTTCTAAAATATGGAAACCATTAAATTCAGGAAATGAAATTGATCCAGAAGATGGAAAAGATGTCTATTCTACTATAGATATATCTTTACAAGATATTGCTTATAATGCATTACTTCATGAATTATCCATTTCTAATGCGGATCACGGATGTGTGATCCTTATGAAGGTAAAAAGTGGTGAAGTTAGTGCTATGATTAATTTAGAGAAAACAAAAAAAAATGCTTATGAAGATTTAAGAAATTTTTCTGTATGGGAATGTAGTGAACCTGGATCTACTTTCAAAACTATGGCTATTCTTGCCGCTTTAGAAGATAAAAAAATAGAAATGGACATGATAGTGAATACTAAAGGTGGTGTTATGAAATTAAGAGGAAAAAAGATACGAGATAGTCATTACAGTGGATATAGGGAAATGAATCCAAAACAAATTTTGGAACATTCTTCAAATGTCGGAATAGCAAAAATGATTTATGAAAATTACAAAGAAAACCCAAAAAAATTCATAGAACATTTTAGAAAATGGAAACTAGATAAAAAAATAGGAATAGATATTCCAGGGGAAAGTGGACCTTTCATTCCTAAACCTGGGGAAAAAAATTGGAGTAGTATTACATTACCATGGATGACTTTCGGATATAATTTAAAACTAACCCCTTTGCAAATTCTAACTTTTTATAATTCTATTGCTAATAAAGGAACAATGATTAAACCTATTTTTATTAGAGATATTAAATTTCATGGAAAAAGTATTAAAAAGTATACTAACCCTATTGTAATGAATCCTTCTATAGCGTCAAAAGAATCTATAAAAAAAATTCAAAATATGCTAGAAGGAGTGGTAAAAAATGGAACAGCTAAAAAATATTATCATCCAGAATATCCTTATGCAGGAAAAACAGGAACGACACAATTAGATTACTGGATAAAAGGGAAACCTTTATCTTACAATAGTTCTTTTGTAGGATATTTTCCTGCAAAAAATCCAAAATATTCTTGTATTGTAGTCATTTCAAAACCAGAAAAAGGATATTACGGAATAGAAGTAGCAGTTCCAGTATTTGATAAAATAGCTAGATATATTTATCCAAAAATAGGAAAAAAGTATCTTAACAATAATAATAAAGTATATATTAATTTTCTAAAAAGAATTAAAGAATCAAAAAATTCTTCATTAATTCATTCTTTTGATCAAGGAATTATGCCTAATATAATTTCTTTTCCAGGAAAAGAAATTATCCCTCTATTAGAAAATAAAGGGATAAAAATACGATATAAAGGGATAGGAAAAGTTTGTTTTCAGTCTGTAAAACCAGGAAATAAATTTAAAAAAAATAAAGTTATATTTCTGAAATTAGAAGAATGA
- a CDS encoding UDP-N-acetylmuramoyl-L-alanyl-D-glutamate--2,6-diaminopimelate ligase has translation MKKLLRDILINVHILKIIGYSKKWIEGISMHSKMVKKNTIFVANKGKMTDGHLFIIEAIQNGANIIVCEKKPFIIQKSITYVIVKDSILALGTISSNFYDNPTKKIKLVGITGTNGKTSVTTILHCLFYKMGEKTILISTMGIKIMSKKIPTVHTTPNIIEINKYLNRSIQKGCKYGFMEVSSHGIHQRRISGLLFTGGVFTNITHDHLDYHKSFKNYLSTKKLFFENFLHKNTFALMNVDDKNSHKIIKNVLAKTYFYGIKKKADYRIKILKEKINGNELLMDKHKFFTSLIGEFNIYNLLASYATARLLGKKEHEILKKIKTIKPIKGRFEQFLSYSGIRIIVDYAHNPNGIKTVLKTLKKIKKKEEKLICVIGCGGNRDKKKRSLMGKIVYDTCDRSIFTSDNPREEDPEKILIDMKKFRSYLKKEDILTIVNRKEAIKKAIQLAKKKDIIIIAGKGHENYQEIKGERYPFDDMKIAKTLLKNSNR, from the coding sequence ATGAAAAAACTATTAAGGGATATTTTAATAAATGTACATATATTAAAAATAATAGGATATTCTAAAAAATGGATAGAAGGTATTTCTATGCATTCTAAAATGGTAAAAAAAAATACGATTTTTGTAGCTAACAAAGGGAAAATGACAGATGGACATTTATTTATTATAGAGGCTATCCAAAATGGAGCGAATATCATAGTTTGCGAAAAAAAACCTTTTATCATACAGAAATCTATAACCTATGTAATCGTGAAAGATTCAATCTTAGCTTTAGGAACTATTTCTTCTAATTTTTATGACAATCCTACAAAAAAAATAAAATTGGTAGGCATTACGGGAACAAATGGAAAAACCTCCGTGACTACAATTCTTCACTGTTTATTTTATAAAATGGGAGAAAAAACCATACTTATTTCTACTATGGGTATTAAAATTATGTCGAAAAAAATTCCTACGGTACATACCACTCCGAATATTATTGAAATAAATAAATATTTAAATAGATCGATACAAAAAGGATGTAAATATGGATTTATGGAAGTAAGTTCACATGGAATTCATCAAAGAAGAATTTCAGGATTGTTATTTACAGGAGGAGTATTTACTAATATAACACATGATCATTTAGATTATCATAAATCTTTTAAAAATTATCTATCAACTAAAAAATTGTTTTTTGAAAATTTTTTGCATAAAAATACTTTTGCATTAATGAATGTTGATGATAAAAATTCACATAAAATAATAAAAAATGTTTTGGCTAAAACTTATTTTTACGGAATAAAAAAAAAAGCAGATTATAGAATTAAAATTTTAAAAGAAAAAATCAATGGTAACGAATTATTAATGGATAAACATAAGTTTTTTACTAGTTTAATTGGGGAATTTAATATTTACAATCTATTGGCTAGTTACGCTACAGCTAGATTATTGGGGAAAAAAGAACATGAAATATTAAAAAAAATAAAGACTATAAAACCTATAAAAGGGCGTTTTGAACAATTTCTATCCTATTCTGGAATTCGTATAATTGTTGATTACGCTCATAATCCAAATGGAATAAAAACTGTTTTAAAGACCCTGAAAAAAATAAAAAAAAAAGAGGAAAAATTAATTTGCGTAATAGGTTGTGGAGGAAATAGAGATAAAAAAAAACGTTCATTAATGGGAAAAATTGTTTATGATACATGTGATAGATCTATTTTTACATCAGATAATCCTAGGGAAGAAGATCCAGAAAAAATATTAATCGATATGAAAAAGTTTAGATCATATCTAAAGAAAGAGGATATTTTGACAATTGTTAATCGAAAAGAAGCTATTAAAAAAGCAATTCAATTGGCAAAAAAAAAAGATATTATTATTATAGCAGGAAAAGGGCACGAAAATTATCAAGAAATTAAAGGGGAACGTTATCCTTTTGACGATATGAAAATCGCTAAAACGTTATTAAAAAATTCTAATAGATAA
- the murD gene encoding UDP-N-acetylmuramoyl-L-alanine--D-glutamate ligase translates to MKKNLIVVLGGGESGVGAALLAKKNGLKIFLSDSGIILNKYKKILVENKIPFEEKGHTESIILKAIKVIKSPGISRENILIKKINFLGIPIVSELEFGKSYLNSSYIISITGSNGKTTTSSIVYKILKKEGFHVGIAGNIGSSFSREALKKKEVYVLEVSSFQLDDCFNFRSNIAVLLNITRDHLNRYKNFKGYISSKFRIATNQNKEDIFIYNHDDPILKKEFKKYKILSHCIPFSIKEELNMGAYIKWNNIFFRKKENKKEICLLNIEKIPLKGDHNLYNIMASILVSKTLNVKKKSIINSVLDFSTIEHRMEKVLNINGVQFINDSKATNVNAVFYALKSMNSPTIWIAGGQDKGNDYRELLPLVKEKVKAIIFLGKKNKKFINFFQDVIDIIIVTESLKKAVRIASLLSIHGDNILLSPACSSFDLFKDYKERGHRFKQEVRKIFYEKNRYFFE, encoded by the coding sequence ATGAAAAAAAATTTAATTGTTGTATTAGGTGGAGGAGAAAGTGGAGTAGGGGCTGCTTTATTAGCTAAAAAGAATGGTTTAAAAATATTTTTATCTGATTCTGGAATTATTCTAAACAAATACAAAAAAATTTTAGTAGAAAATAAAATTCCTTTTGAAGAAAAAGGACATACAGAAAGCATAATTCTTAAAGCTATAAAAGTGATCAAAAGTCCTGGAATTTCTAGAGAAAATATCTTGATAAAGAAAATTAATTTTTTAGGGATTCCTATTGTTTCTGAGTTAGAATTTGGAAAAAGTTATCTGAATTCTTCTTATATTATTAGCATTACAGGAAGTAATGGAAAAACTACAACCAGTTCCATTGTGTACAAAATTCTTAAAAAAGAAGGATTTCATGTAGGAATTGCTGGAAATATTGGAAGTAGTTTTTCAAGAGAAGCACTAAAAAAAAAAGAAGTTTATGTATTAGAAGTGAGTAGTTTTCAACTGGATGATTGTTTTAATTTTCGTTCAAATATTGCAGTATTATTAAACATAACAAGGGATCATTTGAATAGATATAAGAATTTTAAAGGATATATATCTTCTAAATTTAGAATTGCGACTAATCAAAATAAGGAAGATATTTTTATTTATAATCATGATGATCCTATCCTAAAAAAGGAATTTAAAAAATATAAAATTTTATCTCATTGTATTCCTTTTTCTATAAAAGAAGAGTTAAACATGGGTGCTTATATAAAATGGAATAATATTTTTTTTCGTAAAAAAGAAAATAAAAAAGAAATATGTCTTCTAAATATAGAAAAAATTCCTTTAAAGGGGGATCATAATTTATACAATATAATGGCTTCAATTCTTGTTTCTAAAACATTGAATGTTAAAAAAAAATCAATTATAAATTCTGTATTGGATTTTTCTACTATAGAACATCGTATGGAAAAAGTATTAAATATTAATGGAGTACAATTTATTAATGATTCTAAAGCTACTAATGTAAATGCCGTTTTTTATGCATTAAAAAGTATGAATTCTCCTACCATATGGATTGCAGGTGGACAAGATAAAGGAAATGATTATAGAGAACTCCTACCATTGGTTAAAGAAAAAGTGAAAGCCATAATTTTTTTAGGGAAAAAAAATAAAAAATTTATAAATTTTTTTCAAGATGTTATTGATATTATTATAGTAACGGAATCCCTTAAAAAGGCTGTTCGCATAGCTTCCCTATTATCTATTCATGGAGATAATATCTTGTTGTCTCCTGCATGTTCTAGTTTTGATCTTTTTAAAGATTATAAGGAAAGAGGTCATAGATTTAAACAAGAAGTAAGAAAAATTTTCTATGAAAAAAATAGATATTTTTTTGAATAG
- the murG gene encoding undecaprenyldiphospho-muramoylpentapeptide beta-N-acetylglucosaminyltransferase, whose amino-acid sequence MKKNFPPRIIIGSGGTGGHIYPGIAIADELKKKIPEVNILFIGSKNHMEMQEIPKFGYQIEGICISGGKNKFFSISGFFIQSIELVYSFFLANKILKKFSPNIVIGTGGYVSFPTLYAAKKNKIPIFLQEQNSFPGFTNRIFSRYSKKVCIAFEEAKKYFPKGKTIITGNPVRSEILQKFPSKKNACLDLGLKRDRPIILSMGGSQGSNSINNAWMNGLKKLIHFDIQLIWQVGKSNIHRIKKNNTLSHHKNFIVMDFIENIQICYAAADIIVSRAGALTISEICLIGKPYILIPFPWSSDDHQNKNAKILEDKKAAMIIKNEEIEKKLVDSTIQILNDSDMKKKMRKNILQLGKPQATNDIVNEILHILL is encoded by the coding sequence ATGAAGAAGAATTTTCCACCTAGAATAATTATTGGAAGTGGAGGGACAGGTGGTCATATTTATCCAGGAATAGCTATAGCAGATGAACTTAAAAAAAAGATTCCAGAAGTCAATATTTTATTTATTGGATCTAAGAATCACATGGAAATGCAAGAAATACCTAAATTTGGATATCAAATTGAAGGTATTTGTATTTCAGGTGGAAAAAATAAATTTTTTTCTATATCAGGATTTTTTATTCAATCTATAGAATTGGTGTATAGTTTTTTTTTAGCAAATAAAATTTTAAAAAAATTTTCTCCAAATATAGTGATTGGAACAGGTGGATACGTTAGTTTTCCAACTTTATATGCTGCAAAAAAAAATAAAATTCCCATTTTTCTTCAAGAACAGAATTCATTTCCTGGATTTACCAATAGAATATTTTCTCGTTATTCTAAAAAAGTATGTATTGCTTTTGAAGAAGCAAAAAAATATTTTCCTAAAGGAAAAACTATAATAACTGGAAATCCAGTACGATCTGAAATATTACAAAAATTTCCTAGTAAAAAAAATGCTTGTCTTGATTTAGGATTAAAAAGGGATAGACCTATTATTCTATCTATGGGAGGGAGTCAAGGATCCAATAGTATTAACAATGCTTGGATGAATGGATTAAAAAAACTAATCCATTTTGATATACAACTTATTTGGCAAGTAGGAAAATCTAATATTCATAGAATAAAAAAAAACAATACTCTTTCTCATCATAAAAATTTTATTGTAATGGATTTTATTGAAAATATTCAGATATGTTATGCGGCAGCAGATATTATTGTATCTAGAGCTGGAGCTTTAACCATATCAGAAATATGTTTAATAGGGAAACCCTATATATTAATTCCTTTTCCTTGGTCTTCAGATGATCATCAAAATAAAAATGCTAAAATATTGGAGGATAAAAAAGCGGCTATGATAATTAAAAATGAAGAAATAGAGAAAAAATTAGTGGATTCAACAATACAAATACTTAACGATTCTGATATGAAAAAAAAAATGAGGAAAAATATTTTACAATTAGGGAAACCTCAAGCAACAAACGATATTGTTAACGAAATTTTACATATTCTTTTATGA
- the murC gene encoding UDP-N-acetylmuramate--L-alanine ligase, protein MNINQIEAFYFLGIGGIGMSSLARYFHYMGKKVYGYDRYKTFLTKKLEKEGIFINYKDNIEMVPKWIHSKRCLIVYTPAIPSTHKQWLFIKKYGKNIKKRSQVLALITENKICIAIGGTHGKTTTSALLGHILYSSGKKITAFLGGISENYQSNLILNGTEIFLVEADEFDHSFLYLSPNIACITSLDQDHIDTYPKKEALIKAYVKFSNRLQNPYKKLFLCKEEYFPYSNKNAIYYSVGKIGNYYSNCISIKGNKWYFDFHTPKETWKSLLLPIPGLHNLKNVTAALAISDYLKIDSENIRKSLFLFKGIKRRYSIHYQSRKKIYIDDYAHHPTEINALISTIRKCFPHKKILGIFQPHLFSRTKFFEKNFAKSLEKLDFLILLDIYPAREFPIKGISSNSLLEKIKMNSKNKEVSTLSRVLEKIVKKNFDILLTIGAGNIDTLIFPIKKWLYKKYG, encoded by the coding sequence ATGAATATAAATCAAATTGAGGCTTTTTATTTTTTAGGAATAGGTGGAATAGGAATGAGTTCTTTAGCAAGATATTTTCATTATATGGGTAAAAAAGTTTATGGTTATGATAGATACAAGACCTTTTTAACCAAAAAATTAGAAAAAGAAGGGATATTTATCAATTATAAGGATAATATAGAAATGGTTCCTAAATGGATTCATTCTAAACGATGTCTAATTGTCTATACCCCAGCAATACCATCTACTCATAAACAATGGTTATTTATAAAAAAATATGGGAAAAATATCAAAAAACGTTCTCAGGTATTAGCTTTAATTACAGAAAATAAAATTTGCATAGCTATAGGAGGAACACATGGAAAAACAACTACTAGTGCCTTACTAGGACATATTTTATATAGTTCCGGTAAAAAAATTACGGCTTTTTTAGGAGGAATTTCTGAAAATTATCAATCTAATCTGATTTTGAATGGAACGGAAATTTTCTTGGTAGAAGCGGACGAATTTGATCACTCTTTTTTATATCTATCTCCTAATATAGCATGTATTACTTCTTTAGATCAAGATCATATAGATACTTATCCTAAAAAAGAAGCATTGATAAAAGCTTATGTAAAATTTTCCAATAGATTACAAAATCCATATAAAAAACTCTTTCTTTGTAAAGAAGAATATTTTCCCTATTCTAATAAAAACGCTATATATTATTCGGTAGGAAAAATAGGAAATTATTATTCAAATTGCATTTCTATAAAAGGAAATAAATGGTATTTTGATTTTCATACTCCAAAAGAAACATGGAAATCCCTTTTATTACCTATTCCAGGATTACATAATTTAAAAAATGTAACTGCTGCATTAGCTATATCTGACTATTTGAAAATAGATAGTGAAAATATTCGAAAATCCTTATTTTTATTCAAAGGAATTAAAAGAAGATATTCCATACATTATCAATCTAGAAAAAAAATATATATAGATGATTATGCACATCATCCTACAGAAATTAACGCACTGATTAGTACTATAAGAAAGTGTTTCCCGCATAAAAAAATATTAGGGATTTTCCAACCCCATTTATTTAGTAGAACTAAATTTTTTGAAAAAAATTTTGCAAAAAGTTTAGAAAAACTTGATTTTTTAATTTTGTTGGATATTTATCCAGCCAGAGAATTTCCCATTAAAGGGATTAGTTCTAATAGTTTATTAGAAAAAATAAAAATGAACTCTAAAAATAAAGAAGTTTCTACCCTATCTAGAGTTTTAGAAAAAATTGTAAAAAAAAATTTTGATATTCTACTTACAATAGGTGCTGGGAATATAGATACCTTGATTTTTCCAATAAAAAAGTGGTTATATAAAAAATATGGATAA